The following coding sequences lie in one Psychrilyobacter atlanticus DSM 19335 genomic window:
- the lipA gene encoding lipoyl synthase, with translation MNNSRVPKPEWLKINLGSVKGFQNIENILKELNLKTVCKEANCPNRAECYSSGTATFLIMGGICTRKCKFCNVKDGSPKSLDIDEPKHIAEAVKKLKLNYVVITSVTRDDLVDGGAGHFAEVIKEIREINKNVRIEILIPDLKGSEDSLNIVLKAMPEVLNHNIETIPRLYELVRPEAEYNRSLEILKMSKAIDPRIKTKSGIMLGLGETREEVIEVFKDLRKNSCDLLTIGQYLRPSEEHYPMSEYVTPEEFEWYKEKAEEIGFEGVASGPLVRSSYKAWQLYND, from the coding sequence ATGAATAATAGCAGAGTACCAAAACCAGAATGGTTAAAAATAAACTTAGGAAGTGTTAAAGGTTTTCAAAATATAGAAAACATTTTAAAGGAATTAAACTTAAAAACAGTATGTAAAGAAGCAAACTGCCCTAATAGAGCAGAGTGTTATTCTAGTGGAACTGCTACTTTTTTGATAATGGGGGGAATCTGCACTAGAAAGTGTAAATTTTGTAATGTAAAAGATGGTTCACCAAAAAGTTTGGATATTGATGAACCTAAACATATTGCTGAGGCTGTTAAGAAACTTAAATTAAATTATGTAGTTATCACATCGGTAACCCGGGATGATTTAGTTGATGGGGGTGCTGGTCACTTTGCTGAGGTTATAAAAGAGATAAGAGAAATTAATAAAAATGTCAGAATTGAAATATTGATTCCTGACTTAAAAGGGAGTGAAGACTCTTTAAATATAGTTTTAAAAGCAATGCCCGAAGTATTAAACCATAATATCGAAACAATCCCAAGATTATATGAACTCGTAAGACCAGAGGCTGAATATAATAGAAGTTTAGAGATCTTGAAAATGTCAAAAGCAATAGATCCAAGAATTAAAACCAAATCTGGAATAATGTTAGGATTGGGGGAAACCCGGGAAGAAGTTATTGAAGTCTTTAAAGACTTGAGGAAAAATTCTTGTGATCTATTAACTATAGGTCAATATTTAAGACCTTCAGAAGAACACTACCCTATGTCTGAATACGTAACTCCTGAAGAGTTTGAGTGGTACAAGGAAAAAGCTGAAGAAATCGGATTTGAAGGCGTGGCTTCTGGACCTCTTGTTAGAAGTTCTTATAAAGCCTGGCAACTATATAATGATTAA
- a CDS encoding ester cyclase — translation MKENNMEKKLEKVTVIKQDSTTKAVKPKIKTHPTGKVFFGETSEVTPVHFHSYNELSKNTEVKQDMEGFDKKYCDFVDYIMRITHNIWEERGIGVIYDTYHDDVTMHCGSFNLQGMNDVVSNTLQTLHAFPDRRLVGENVVWAADPDNTYYSSHRIVSNATNLGDSGFGPATGKKAFFRTTVDCKIYKNRIIEEWLVRDNLYIVKQLGFDPIEVAKRMAKGFKTKAPALQSRFGLAENRKGQFVPELTINKTTDDNGNFDIGNFILSMYENVWNYRYFNKVREYYTENAVIHSICNKELIGESQLQGFLVSLFASVPNGRTMIERVTCNEIPGKDSWDVSVRWRISGMHEGIGFFGQPSGKPVEIFGINHLRVKDGMITEEWVTFDGLDVLRQIHVENDDDFIQGQ, via the coding sequence TTGAAAGAAAATAACATGGAAAAAAAACTAGAAAAAGTAACGGTTATTAAACAGGATTCAACTACTAAAGCTGTAAAACCAAAAATAAAAACTCACCCAACAGGAAAGGTTTTTTTTGGAGAAACCAGTGAAGTTACACCAGTTCATTTTCATTCGTATAATGAGTTATCTAAAAACACTGAGGTTAAACAGGATATGGAGGGGTTTGATAAAAAATATTGTGATTTTGTAGATTACATTATGAGAATCACTCACAATATCTGGGAAGAAAGAGGAATCGGAGTAATTTATGATACATATCACGATGATGTAACGATGCACTGTGGATCTTTTAATCTGCAAGGAATGAATGATGTTGTTTCAAATACACTTCAAACATTACATGCTTTTCCTGATAGAAGATTAGTTGGAGAAAATGTCGTATGGGCAGCCGATCCTGATAATACATATTATTCTTCCCATAGGATTGTGTCTAATGCTACTAATCTTGGGGACAGCGGTTTTGGACCTGCAACAGGAAAAAAAGCATTTTTTAGAACAACTGTTGACTGTAAAATTTATAAGAATAGAATTATAGAAGAATGGTTAGTAAGAGATAACCTTTATATTGTTAAACAATTGGGATTTGATCCAATCGAGGTAGCTAAGAGAATGGCTAAAGGATTTAAAACAAAGGCTCCAGCACTACAATCAAGATTTGGCCTTGCAGAAAATAGAAAAGGACAATTTGTTCCTGAACTTACAATAAATAAAACAACAGATGATAATGGAAATTTTGATATTGGAAATTTTATACTTTCTATGTATGAAAATGTATGGAATTATAGATATTTTAATAAAGTCAGAGAATATTATACAGAAAATGCTGTTATTCATTCGATTTGTAATAAGGAACTTATCGGTGAAAGTCAATTACAGGGATTTTTAGTAAGTTTATTCGCATCTGTTCCTAATGGAAGAACTATGATAGAAAGAGTAACTTGTAATGAGATCCCCGGAAAAGACTCGTGGGATGTATCGGTTAGATGGAGAATCTCTGGAATGCACGAAGGTATTGGATTCTTTGGTCAGCCAAGTGGAAAGCCGGTAGAAATATTTGGTATAAATCATTTAAGAGTTAAAGATGGTATGATTACCGAAGAGTGGGTTACTTTTGATGGGTTGGATGTATTGAGACAAATTCATGTTGAAAATGATGATGATTTTATTCAAGGTCAATAG
- a CDS encoding sodium:solute symporter family transporter, which produces MSQIDFMIVIFYMIGMIFIGYRLGKKNETQEDYFLAGRSMPWFPVGLSVAATMISANGFVGGPGWAYSSGIGPFMVNITVPLAIMAALYTFIPVFYNLKLTSVYEYVEKRLGIYSRTLTVFGFLINSLIQVSSMVYIPALIINKFTNFDIKISVIIIVVVAIVYTLLGGIKAVIWTDATQMGILWGGLIFAFIFILKATGLSIGDTFVIAREAGKLQAIDFSFNISSTNGFWASLIGGFIMWVRYFGLDQGQVQRILTSKSYKGVKNSFLVSAIIMNIVYFSFMILGVMLFIYYKGASFNSSNDIMIDFLSNHLPVGVVGLIISGIFAAAMSSIDSLLNSMTTVYTKDIHERFISTKADVTSLKNTMIISVVFGILIVLFTLIGFSGTMKSVLDVIGKYISYISGPMCGAFFLAMFTVKSSDKGVSIGIIMGMIVTFLIGQHIEISWIWNPAIGFVITSIIGYLFSCFIKSNKSEDEKYKYTLIGQREKMISDNETSEEGVSKLPLEFDRYSVILIIFFFLQYIILYSIGNY; this is translated from the coding sequence ATGTCACAAATTGATTTTATGATAGTCATATTTTATATGATCGGAATGATCTTTATTGGTTATAGATTGGGTAAAAAAAATGAAACACAAGAAGATTATTTTTTAGCTGGAAGGTCTATGCCATGGTTTCCTGTAGGATTATCAGTCGCAGCTACAATGATAAGTGCAAATGGTTTTGTAGGAGGACCAGGCTGGGCATATAGTAGTGGGATCGGACCTTTCATGGTTAATATTACTGTCCCGTTAGCTATAATGGCGGCTCTCTATACTTTTATTCCTGTATTTTATAATCTTAAATTAACATCTGTATATGAGTATGTGGAAAAAAGGCTAGGAATTTATAGCAGAACATTAACTGTATTTGGATTTTTAATCAATTCTTTAATTCAAGTGAGTTCTATGGTTTATATACCTGCTCTTATAATAAATAAATTTACTAATTTTGATATAAAAATAAGCGTAATAATAATAGTGGTTGTAGCTATAGTTTATACCCTTTTAGGAGGGATAAAGGCTGTTATATGGACCGATGCAACTCAAATGGGAATATTATGGGGTGGATTGATATTTGCATTTATCTTTATATTAAAAGCAACAGGACTATCGATTGGTGATACTTTTGTAATAGCAAGAGAGGCTGGGAAACTCCAGGCTATTGATTTTAGTTTTAATATAAGTTCTACAAATGGATTTTGGGCATCTCTTATAGGTGGGTTTATTATGTGGGTTCGATATTTTGGTTTAGACCAAGGGCAGGTGCAGAGGATTCTTACATCAAAATCATATAAAGGCGTAAAAAATTCATTTCTTGTAAGTGCTATTATTATGAATATAGTATATTTCTCTTTTATGATATTAGGAGTGATGCTTTTTATTTATTATAAAGGAGCAAGCTTTAATTCCTCTAACGATATAATGATAGATTTTTTATCCAATCATCTTCCTGTAGGAGTCGTTGGGTTAATTATATCTGGGATATTTGCAGCGGCCATGTCTAGTATAGATTCATTGCTTAATTCAATGACAACAGTTTACACAAAAGATATCCACGAAAGATTTATTTCTACTAAAGCAGATGTTACTTCACTAAAAAATACAATGATTATTTCTGTTGTTTTTGGTATACTGATAGTACTGTTTACATTAATAGGGTTTTCAGGAACAATGAAATCGGTATTAGATGTCATTGGAAAATATATATCCTATATTTCTGGCCCCATGTGTGGTGCATTTTTCTTAGCAATGTTTACAGTAAAAAGTAGTGATAAAGGTGTGTCTATTGGGATAATAATGGGGATGATTGTTACATTTTTAATAGGCCAGCACATTGAGATCAGCTGGATATGGAATCCTGCAATTGGTTTTGTGATAACTTCTATTATAGGTTATTTATTCAGTTGCTTTATAAAATCAAATAAGAGTGAAGATGAAAAATATAAATATACTTTAATTGGTCAAAGGGAAAAGATGATTTCAGACAATGAAACATCAGAGGAGGGAGTTTCTAAACTACCTTTAGAATTTGACAGATATTCAGTGATACTAATAATATTTTTTTTCCTGCAGTATATTATTCTTTATTCTATAGGAAACTATTAA
- a CDS encoding ester cyclase, whose amino-acid sequence MNKYQNSKKIVRDYFEAMEKATPETIVSVLKEHTGKDYNWKGVYPFREQTDAESVAEKFWIPLKTSLTKMQRRQDIFIGGTNEISGEEWVMSMGHFMGLFDKEWMGIRPTGKMINLRYAEFSCIEEGKITKTGIFIDIIGFMQQAGVNPMPPSTGQYFVYPGPRNHDGLLFEDAPEQDGIDTLALVNKMVNDLTELNESGAMGCPPEVLAKAWSEDMIWYGPAGIGASYTIPRYQKQHQLPFRNNLTDKKFNGHVCRFAEGNFACFFGWPNLSNTPLGGFLGMPGGIHADMQVVDVYCREGDKLTENWVLIDLPYWLKQQGLDIFERTQEIMNPNL is encoded by the coding sequence ATGAATAAGTATCAAAATAGTAAAAAAATAGTAAGGGATTACTTTGAGGCTATGGAGAAAGCAACACCTGAGACTATAGTGTCAGTATTAAAAGAACACACAGGAAAAGATTACAACTGGAAAGGAGTATATCCTTTTAGAGAGCAGACTGATGCAGAATCAGTAGCAGAAAAATTTTGGATTCCATTGAAAACTTCATTGACTAAGATGCAGAGAAGACAAGATATCTTTATTGGAGGAACCAATGAGATAAGTGGTGAAGAATGGGTAATGTCAATGGGTCATTTTATGGGGTTATTTGATAAAGAGTGGATGGGAATCAGACCTACCGGTAAGATGATTAATCTACGTTATGCTGAATTTAGTTGTATAGAAGAAGGAAAAATAACTAAAACAGGAATATTTATAGATATAATCGGATTTATGCAGCAGGCAGGAGTTAATCCTATGCCACCTTCTACAGGACAATATTTTGTATATCCAGGGCCGAGAAACCATGACGGACTTTTATTTGAAGATGCTCCTGAGCAGGATGGTATAGATACCCTTGCATTAGTAAATAAGATGGTCAATGATTTGACAGAATTAAATGAAAGTGGAGCTATGGGATGCCCTCCAGAAGTATTGGCGAAAGCATGGTCTGAAGATATGATTTGGTATGGACCTGCAGGAATTGGTGCTAGTTATACAATTCCTAGATACCAAAAACAGCATCAGCTTCCATTTAGAAACAACTTGACTGATAAGAAATTTAACGGACATGTGTGTAGATTTGCAGAGGGGAATTTTGCTTGTTTCTTTGGTTGGCCTAACCTTTCTAATACTCCACTTGGAGGTTTTTTAGGGATGCCTGGCGGAATTCATGCTGATATGCAGGTTGTAGACGTTTATTGCAGAGAAGGGGATAAACTTACTGAAAACTGGGTATTGATTGATTTACCTTACTGGTTAAAACAACAAGGATTAGATATCTTTGAAAGAACTCAGGAAATAATGAATCCTAACCTATAA
- a CDS encoding MFS transporter, with amino-acid sequence MNNNNEEKAILGVDFSMGRRIAAFVAILTIYFFYCYNFMVGTFVRPTLINEFGFTLQNASSIFAILSFGTIPGTIIFGMCSTRFGKKKTLMGIALLFASMTFLPLLDPTSYNLWRGARFVTGFSLGGVFGTAIPLITELFPQKYRGKLAAICTSTFSVAMIFAGQLYGALGDANWKILLWTAIIPPIIGVILVFFLVPDDSAHMKQMREEAAKENIKINYFEMYKGKYFFIGLGVILLSGANFVSYAGYSNNATTYLTTVLGMSAATAGSIYSLQGIGQLIGYNFWGFISDKFGRKAPLIGMASVSVIIFFFSKLGGGDIKLFYVLSFLLGISFGFSGAWGAYYTELFPQKFRSLSAGISFNGGRIVSTFALPMVAGVAATAWGMKGVFTIVMIVALIGAVIWFFLPETLVKNKKEETCLNENLK; translated from the coding sequence TTGAATAATAATAATGAAGAAAAAGCTATCTTAGGGGTAGACTTTTCGATGGGGCGAAGGATAGCTGCATTTGTAGCTATCTTAACAATATACTTTTTTTACTGCTATAATTTTATGGTTGGGACCTTTGTAAGACCAACATTGATTAATGAGTTTGGATTTACTTTGCAGAATGCATCATCGATCTTTGCAATTCTATCATTTGGAACAATACCTGGAACAATTATATTTGGTATGTGTTCTACTAGGTTTGGAAAAAAGAAAACTCTTATGGGAATAGCCTTGCTCTTTGCATCTATGACTTTTTTACCATTACTGGATCCTACCAGCTACAATTTATGGAGGGGAGCTAGATTTGTAACAGGGTTTTCATTAGGAGGAGTATTTGGAACTGCGATACCTCTAATTACAGAGTTATTCCCACAAAAATACAGGGGTAAATTAGCTGCGATTTGTACAAGTACTTTTTCAGTAGCTATGATATTTGCAGGTCAGTTGTATGGAGCTTTGGGAGATGCTAACTGGAAAATCCTTTTATGGACAGCTATCATACCACCTATTATTGGAGTTATCCTAGTATTTTTCCTTGTACCTGATGATTCTGCTCATATGAAACAAATGAGAGAGGAAGCTGCAAAAGAAAATATTAAGATCAATTATTTTGAGATGTATAAAGGAAAATATTTTTTCATCGGTTTAGGAGTGATCTTACTTTCTGGAGCTAACTTTGTATCTTATGCAGGTTATTCAAATAACGCCACTACATATTTAACGACAGTACTGGGAATGTCAGCAGCAACAGCAGGATCTATCTATTCATTACAGGGGATAGGACAACTTATCGGCTATAACTTCTGGGGGTTCATCTCAGACAAATTTGGTAGGAAAGCTCCACTTATTGGGATGGCGTCAGTATCGGTAATTATTTTTTTCTTCTCAAAGTTAGGAGGAGGAGACATAAAATTATTTTACGTTCTATCATTCTTATTAGGTATTTCTTTTGGATTTTCTGGAGCTTGGGGAGCATACTATACAGAGTTATTCCCACAAAAATTCCGTTCTTTATCAGCAGGAATATCATTTAATGGTGGTAGAATAGTATCAACATTTGCACTGCCTATGGTAGCAGGAGTAGCAGCAACAGCTTGGGGGATGAAAGGAGTCTTTACAATAGTTATGATAGTAGCATTAATAGGAGCAGTAATATGGTTCTTCCTACCTGAAACTCTTGTAAAAAATAAAAAAGAAGAAACGTGTCTGAATGAAAATTTAAAATAA